The following coding sequences are from one Dreissena polymorpha isolate Duluth1 chromosome 8, UMN_Dpol_1.0, whole genome shotgun sequence window:
- the LOC127841957 gene encoding DIS3-like exonuclease 1, with protein MIYDNNCGYNVRTGSKTPRLLNSEDEEEATTQVPKTCGGKPPKHLEIHDTIAECMIFANHWVGKKIAEVFPNQALLCHHLLLKEEQFANLHHCAMSRGFEVRTSTNKILASSLDQCVLAFSLDQCVDPEDPTVNKIMRMLATHAMANAAFFCTGILTHDQFFHYSLALDLYTHFTSPIRRYTDIIA; from the exons ATGATTTATGATAATAACTGTGGCTATAATGTAAGAACCGGAAGCAAAACACCGAGACTATTAAATAGTGAGGACGAAGAGGAGGCCACTACACAGGTCCCAAAGACCTGCGGTGGTAAACCACCTAAG CATCTGGAGATCCATGACACTATCGCAGAGTGCATGATATTTGCCAACCATTGGGTCGGGAAGAAGATAGCAGAGGTCTTCCCAAACCAAGCATTG CTGTGCCATCACCTTCTGCTTAAGGAAGAGCAGTTTGCAAACCTTCACCACTGTGCAATGTCCAGGGGATTTGAAGTACGGACGTCAACCAACAAGATCCTGGCGTCCTCCTTGGACCAGTGTGTCCTGGCGTTCTCCTTGGACCAGTGTGTTGACCCTGAGGACCCCACTGTTAACAAA ATCATGAGGATGCTTGCTACCCATGCGATGGCCAATGCGGCCTTCTTCTGTACAGGGATCCTGACCCATGACCAGTTCTTCCATTACAGCCTGGCTCTGGACTTGTACACGCATTTCACATCTCCAATCAGGCGATATACCGATATCATT GCATAG